The DNA sequence GTCACAACTGACTTTCGGTCAGACTTCAGGCGCCTTGCCCTTCTCACGCTGAGCGGCGAGTTTAGGACCATTCCGGAGATAGAGGACAACCTCAGGTACGAGACAGAGGAAGCCGCATTCGCCGAGGGACACGCCGAGACCTACTATCTCGTGAACGAAGAGGGTTACAGCAGGCTGTACCGGGCCGTGTTTCACGCGGATGGTATGACGGACCACGAACCTATCCCATTGCCAATCAACGGAACGATGGTGTCCGGCGATGCAAGGTCGTTCTCACGGGCCTCATCTCTGTCACCGGACGGGTCCATGCTCGCCATCACATTGGCCTCACCAGTGGAACCATCCAACATATGGGTCCTTGATACACAAGACAAGACCGCTTGGAAGGCGACCAGGTCGGGTCTTGCAGGCCTCGTGTCGTCAGCATTCTCAGATGCGACCCTGCACCGATTCAGCAGCTTTGACGGGCTATCAGTCCCCTACTTCAGGTACTTACCAAAGGGGAGAAAGCCGGAAAGAGGATGGCCGTTCATAGTGATGATACACGGTGGACCTGAGGCGCAGATCCGACCTGACTTCAACCCTGTGATCCAGTTCTTCGTTGCAGCCGGCTATGCAGTTGTGACCCCCAACATCAGGGGAAGTGAAGGTTACGGAAAGAAGTACCTTGACCTTGACAATGTCGAGAAACGCATGGACTCGATTGCTGACATCCGCGAGATGGTCATGCACATCAGGAACAACGACCCCAGTCTGGACACTACCAGGGCAGTGGTCTACGGAGGCAGCTACGGGGGGTTCGCCGTCCTGTCCGCAATGACCGAGTATCCGGACCTCTGGAAGGCAGGCATAGACATCGTGGGCATATCCAACTTCGTCACGTTCCTTGAGAACACTGCACCATGGCGTCGTGCTCTTCGCGAGGCAGAGTACGGCAGCCTTGAACACGACAGGGACACTCTCGAACGTATCAGTCCAATTCACAAGGTTGACAGGATAGCAGCTCCCCTGTTCATCATCCAGGGTGACAATGACGAGAGGGTGCCGCTGTCCGAGTCGATTCAGATGTACAATAGGCTGATTGAGAGAGGAATACCGTCAAGGCTGCTGCGGTTCCCGGACGAGGGCCACGGACTGGCGAGGATTGAGAACCGAATCAAGGCGTACACAGAGGTCATTGACTGGCTCAGAGAGATAGTGTGATATCCTAATTGTACGGGCAACCTGGGTGAGAAGACAGCAGAGCATGGTTGCTTCACTGGACGCGGGCCTGCTCACTCAGCTGCGCAGGACAGGAGAGGTGAAGGGCGGCACTGCGGTCCTGACACAAGTACGGGAGCCGACCGGACAACAGCCAATGCCACCATGCTCACTCAGCTACGATTATGAGGGGGGCCACCAATTGCCACATGAGTGTTCCACTTGTCCAAGACCGCGGTAGTGTCAGTCATTGTGCTCGCATGCCTCATCATATGCGTCCCCGTTCGAGCCATCGAGTTCCCCGTCGCTTCATACACTGACGACTGGATTGTGGTAGATGTGCATCTGTCTGCGCCAGACCATGTCGAAACCTCAATTCCAATCAATGTCACCGTTGTCATAGGGCTGGTTCCACTCTCGAGCGGAGTGACTCAAATCAACATAACCGAGGTGGCAATCAGCATTCACCGTGCAGAAAAAGGTGGAGGCTTCACACTAGCCGGGATTGGCGTGGACAGGACACTTGAGACGTTCAACCATGACCACGCGAACATCAGCCGTGTGATCAGGATGACTGCCACTCTGTCAGGCATGGTGTGCTACTTTGCAGTGTCTGTGTCAGGCACATATAGAAACGGGACTGACAGCTCCCTCTTCAGCTGCAGCTCGAACGAGAATCTCATCGGTCCGTTTTCAGTCTATCAGGGGCTGACATCGCCACAGTCGTTAGTTGGCCTTGCGATGACCGTCGTTTTCATCGCGGCTATTGTTCTCGGGGCATGTGGCATCAGGAAGTCGCGCAGAGGCACGAGGCAGAGGCGCTCCCTGCTTGACGAGTAGTCACAGGACATGAATGCTCTGCAACGACATGCAGAGACGGTCAGTCAGGGGGACCACGAGCGACGACCCCAGCATGTACTTGGGATGCTCTGTGACAGGGGCAGAGTGAGTAGTGGTCGGGTCCACGTTGTACGAAGAGTCTGATGCGCGTCTGTCTAGTCGATACACTACTTGACTGATAGGGATGTGATCATCACCATGAGAAGTCTGGCAGACCTGGTGGACGAGTGGTACCCGCCCGGCGCTGCGACCGCTTGAGGCGCCCGAGGACCGCAGGCCTCCAGTCAGGTCTCACCGGTTGAACTTCAGATGTGCTCTATGAATGAAATCCGTGTTGCTCTACGCCGGCCCAGTCGGCCACTTTGGTGACATCGATGTGTAGAGCCTGTCTGGTCTGCCCTGAATCACCGCAACGGGCATGTGAGGTGTGTCATGACCCATCGCGACCTGACCCGACCTGTCCACCATGATGAGACCGGCTTCACCAGTTGTCTTGTCCCGCAACTCTCTCATCATCCTCGCTGCTGAATCGGTGACGGACATGCCGCTCTCCACATGATACACCGCCATGCGCGCCATCACGATTCGTAGGATCTGTTCACCCCTGCCTGTACACGAGGCCGCTGCAATCTCATTCGCGTAGACACCTGAGCCGATTATTGGGGAGTCGCCGACCCGGCCCGGGAGTTTCCCAGACCAGCCACTTGTTGATGAGGCACCCACCAGTCGACCGTTCTTGTCAGCAATCACGCAGCCAACAGTGTCACACCCTACAGACAGCGAAAGGTTTGATGTACTCCCGGGACGGTCTTCTTTCCTGTAGCCCTCTGACACCATACGCCTGTAGAGCTTCTCTGCGCCATCTGCAACGAACTGCATGTTGGAAGTACGCTCGAGCAC is a window from the Candidatus Thorarchaeota archaeon genome containing:
- a CDS encoding isoaspartyl peptidase/L-asparaginase, coding for MLPAVVIHGGATKFPEDRHGAIMEALRLAARMSFCVLERGGSALDAAESAIWTLEDTSLFTAGRGANPNSDGVVELDAMIMDGNRLQSGAVMAVRNVWHPISLARYVLERTSNMQFVADGAEKLYRRMVSEGYRKEDRPGSTSNLSLSVGCDTVGCVIADKNGRLVGASSTSGWSGKLPGRVGDSPIIGSGVYANEIAAASCTGRGEQILRIVMARMAVYHVESGMSVTDSAARMMRELRDKTTGEAGLIMVDRSGQVAMGHDTPHMPVAVIQGRPDRLYTSMSPKWPTGPA
- a CDS encoding S9 family peptidase; protein product: MAPVELEKYLAVETAGGPSWHPREDRLAFVLNAPGTFQVHTVDVLRGHALWPERATHEKNRCTAPVFLSDGTVVFMTDSGGDENYQIGLIERSGKVSFLTHEPASKHLVSHVSPSSVYYQANVEDRARLDIHRWRIPLINNDPEVIYKPTAGLVSVSATLHNDRVLIIHRAIGNNEHEVLLYDDGSITSLTEGLVRNQKARWTPERFIDNNTLLVTTDFRSDFRRLALLTLSGEFRTIPEIEDNLRYETEEAAFAEGHAETYYLVNEEGYSRLYRAVFHADGMTDHEPIPLPINGTMVSGDARSFSRASSLSPDGSMLAITLASPVEPSNIWVLDTQDKTAWKATRSGLAGLVSSAFSDATLHRFSSFDGLSVPYFRYLPKGRKPERGWPFIVMIHGGPEAQIRPDFNPVIQFFVAAGYAVVTPNIRGSEGYGKKYLDLDNVEKRMDSIADIREMVMHIRNNDPSLDTTRAVVYGGSYGGFAVLSAMTEYPDLWKAGIDIVGISNFVTFLENTAPWRRALREAEYGSLEHDRDTLERISPIHKVDRIAAPLFIIQGDNDERVPLSESIQMYNRLIERGIPSRLLRFPDEGHGLARIENRIKAYTEVIDWLREIV